A region from the Desulfoglaeba alkanexedens ALDC genome encodes:
- a CDS encoding metallophosphoesterase, which produces MLRFLLFFLAIYSAMHALFFLRVHVLLPERRSAQWGFALFLFLMILAPILCRLMERAGHDLAARITATVGYVWMGFIFVSFWFCLLMTLYDALAWTGARLLPHAPPLLTGKTPVLAMLAATLLLCGYGAFEAGRIRTERVTLTTTKLPAHIPRLTIAQITDVHLGMMARSGRLKTILEKVDTLDPDILVSTGDLVDGSLDHLPELLELLQTVRPRYGKFAVTGNHEVYSGLSKAAAFTREAGFTVLRNSTSDRETPINIVGVDDAPVNLPEREVPLLRIARNGKFTLYLKHRPLICPETTGLFDLQLSGHTHAGQMFPFNFVVALQYPLLKGWFPLENGSTLYTSRGTGFWGPPMRLLAPPEITLIELVRGSS; this is translated from the coding sequence GTGCTGAGATTTCTCCTGTTCTTCCTCGCCATCTACAGCGCCATGCACGCGCTCTTTTTCCTTCGCGTGCACGTGCTGCTCCCTGAAAGGCGTTCCGCACAATGGGGGTTCGCTCTATTCCTGTTCCTCATGATTCTTGCGCCCATTCTGTGCCGCCTGATGGAGCGGGCGGGCCACGACCTCGCGGCAAGGATTACGGCCACCGTGGGATACGTTTGGATGGGCTTCATTTTCGTCTCCTTCTGGTTCTGCCTCCTCATGACCCTTTACGACGCACTGGCCTGGACAGGAGCCAGGCTTCTCCCCCACGCTCCTCCGCTTCTTACAGGAAAAACTCCGGTCCTCGCCATGCTGGCCGCCACGTTGCTGCTTTGCGGCTACGGAGCCTTCGAAGCCGGACGCATTCGCACCGAGCGGGTCACGCTGACGACCACTAAACTGCCCGCTCATATCCCCCGGCTGACCATCGCTCAGATCACGGATGTCCACCTGGGCATGATGGCCCGTTCGGGGCGGTTGAAGACCATTCTCGAAAAGGTCGACACCTTGGACCCAGATATCCTGGTATCCACGGGAGACCTGGTCGACGGATCCCTGGATCATCTTCCGGAACTGCTGGAGCTCCTTCAGACCGTCCGGCCCCGGTACGGCAAGTTCGCCGTCACGGGGAACCACGAGGTCTATTCCGGGCTTTCGAAGGCCGCCGCCTTCACCCGGGAAGCCGGCTTCACCGTGCTCCGAAACAGCACCTCCGATCGGGAAACCCCCATCAACATCGTCGGAGTGGACGACGCCCCCGTGAATCTCCCCGAAAGGGAAGTCCCCTTACTCCGTATCGCCCGGAATGGAAAATTCACCCTCTATCTGAAGCATCGCCCCCTCATATGCCCGGAAACCACCGGCTTGTTCGATCTCCAGCTTTCCGGGCACACCCACGCCGGCCAGATGTTTCCTTTCAACTTCGTTGTGGCGCTGCAGTATCCCCTATTGAAAGGATGGTTTCCCCTGGAAAACGGATCGACCCTCTATACCAGCCGGGGCACCGGGTTCTGGGGCCCGCCCATGCGACTGCTGGCGCCGCCCGAAATCACCCTC